A segment of the Carya illinoinensis cultivar Pawnee chromosome 1, C.illinoinensisPawnee_v1, whole genome shotgun sequence genome:
AAAATACAAGCTACTTGACAGGTTATTGTAAAACTTTCTAAACCAATTATGCAGTTATAGGATTGCTGACATTATTCATTTCAACCTTTGAAACATGATGCTTTTGGTATATATGGAGCCTCCCTGCATATGGATAGACAACCAAAAAGGATGTTGGAAGCGTGAAATATATATACCATGCATAGTTCACAAGTGTCAAGCTaacaatatatgtttaaaatgccAAGCTAAATTGTAATTGCACAACTCTACATATGGAGATTGTTGCTTGGAGTTGAGATAAggtaaaaatcaaatcttttagATATACTTAcgaaaataatttgtaataatcaaataaaagattcttgATTTGATTTCATCTCTAACAATAAAAGATTCTTGGGTTTTGTcacttgtcttttttttttttttggatatgaAAGTGAAATCTATGTAAGCTCTTCCCGATGAGAAAGCTCCTCTGTTCAAAATGCACAATGCACTGCTAATTATCAAACTGCGCTAATTATACCATTCAGTATTTTCAGAGACACCCAATTTTTTGGTTTGCCAAACAACCGGTAGTGAATGCTTGTGGAGTTATAAAAAGAATTGGCTCTTTGTTTCAAATCCTAGCAGCGAAAGGAAGTAATTTTTTAGCTATATATGTTTGAGATGCGCCGTTATGGTACACAATATATGTTTTGAGCAAGAGAATGCTATCTTTTAATGCAAACACTGAAAACAAAACTGTCTTATGTTAGATCACAGAAGGACGTATAAATGAATCCCTTAGGTTAAATCAGATCACTAAAcctggtgaaaaaaaaaaaaaaaaaaaaaaaaaatcccttagGATGCCTAGTATCAacctgggggggggggggggggggggggggggggcatgaAACCATGGGTTCCTCAACCTCTACAGTAAGCTTGCAAATGGGAGCCCCCATGCTTTTCCTGAATTGTGAAATCCATTTCTATGCACCCATTTCAGATTAGTAAACTCTTCCTCATTGGGATCAGAAATTACAGAAACCTAAATACTTTGACACactgagagagagggagagatagTACCGTTACAGAGAAGAAATTATAGCAACCCAGTAAATCACTATGCTTCTACGTGAAGAAAAGAGAAGTGGAAGAATCCGTAAGGTTACCGTtacagagagaaatagagaaaggGGGAGAGCAAAAAACAGGGGAGGAAAATGAGAAGAAACCTTACCGATTTTGAGGAGAGAAACCATGTGTTTGATCTGATTTTgagtgaaggagaagaagagatgAAGAATCTGTGctcgatcgagagagagagagagagagagagagagagagagagagtagggaGAAAGACGCGGggaggaaaggagagagagcgagagatgaaataaaataaacctattcgtattaaaattacaataaaatatatagatgaaGGTATAATAGTagtctttcaaatttgaaggaaaatgaagaaataCTGTAGCTCAAAACTTGAGATAGAAGCTTTTACCGAATCCAATGAAGGTGAATTTCATctatatttatcaaattttgaagatacattaacttttgatgaagccaatacTAGTGCTCTTAGGGTGTCTGGTTTGGTGAGCCACGTCGGCATAGAAACGCCTCGACCCACATCTCTATACgtacttttctctttctttagaAACAGCCGGAGCAAATACTTgactagagaaaaaaataatacatccaATCAATCAGCCTACTCCTATCCCTTGCGTTTGCGGAAAAAGAACAGTAACAAGCATTTCTAGTACTtctatcaaaatgattacatccATAGGGAACATTTTATCATAATGATCAAAGTAGTGGAGGCTGGACATTTAAATTAAAGGCTCGAGTCTATCATCTTTCAACTTTCGATAGCAGCATCAACGTCCAAATATGGTACATACTTAGAACCAACTCGAGTCAGTATTTATCAAGTTTGTTGAAGTGGTGGAGCTTTTACGACAGTAAAGTGGTACAAAAATGTGGAAACCAGCATGACAAAAGATAAATCGATATGGATGGGAAAACATGTTTCAGTAGTTACTCTTTCAGAAAGCAGTATTTCTTATTTAACAACAGTAAGCAACCCATCTACTTTTCATGTTTGTCTACAACAAAATATTCTTCAcatcatttgaaattttttcatctcattCTACATCATTGCCCTCTTTCTCAAGAGCGGTCTTACCATTGACCCCGGAAACGAGCTCAGCTTCAACTGTTTGAGAAGGTAAGCGCTCGTACATTCTGAACCTTGATGGAAGAAGCTTACAACGACCCAAAGTAAGAGTCTGCCTAAGCTTCTCATAATTCCATCTTTGCTGAATATAGATAGCAATTGCAAGAATAATTGCTGTCACTGGTATCGCAATATCCCCAAACTTTGAGTAAAAATCAAAACTTGGGTTGACAAACTCATGATCTTCGGCAAAGTATGGATTCCGAATGGGAGCTCTTACATAATCATAAATGTGGGGGAACAGTCTGACAGCTGTGATTCCAATGAAATAAAGTTTCCTGAGTGGTTTACAATCAATCTGCCACACAAAATTTCCAAGAAGTTGGGGGAGCAGGAAAAAATCTTGAACAAGACCCACATATTCTTCTAATACTGTTTCCCATTCCTGCAGCAAGTGGGAATTTCTTTTCAAGATTAGAGTATGTGTTTTTGCCCGGAGAGATCTCTGGCTGGTCTTCGTATTATGAATGATTAGAACAATCATGAACCCGATCACATGGATGCTGAAGGTGGTAATAAGTATGCGCTTATCACTGGGGACACGGTGCAGTTCTAAAGGGGGGGCTTGTGTTAATAATCTAATGCGAGATTTCCACACCTTCTGACAAAGCCTTAAAGTCAATATAAATGAGAACATTACAAGAAGCTTCACCGTGTAATCAATCATACGGAACCACTGATTATTCTCGAATTCATAAGATTGCATCTCATAAGAATCAGAAGCCATTCTCTTGAAAAGAGCTTCTGCCCCTGTGATCAGAGGAAGGCTATAACCAAGAGCTTGGATACCTAGCATGACAAGGGACACATAAGGAACAGAAACCAAATTATGCTTCATGTAAAACAGCTGGCTTGAAATGCAAGCTATTGCGAATGAAAGGGTCAAAATCTGGAGGATTCCCTCAACAGCCCTATGAGACAGGATGTCTTCCCGCTGCTTCCTGTACATAACTGGAAACGTTTGGAGCTTGATTATACTAAAGTGGAGGGGGTCATCTTCATTCCTTTTGCTGTTAATGGAAATCCTTGCCGTTGGATCCACTAACCAACGAGCCGTAGTGGGAGGGTATGACACGACCACCTCAATTAAACAGTCCATCCCAGCTTCAAGATCCATGCTTGCAAATAAGATCTTCCATGATGCTCGGACATCCCTGCAACCAACTAGATACATCTTCCCAACATGTGGATCATAAAGACCCTCCAAGAAAAGCACAGAAAAATTGTTATAAGCTTTTCCAGTAAGTGTGAGTTGTGCTGATACATTGAGAAGGAGCTGCTTTTCGGTGTATTCAGCCTTGGTGTGGTAAGGAGTCTCCGCTTCTGTGGTGGAACCATTTGACCAGTAGCGCCCAAACAAGGGACCAACTGAAAGAATTTCCAGTTGAACTTCAGTTTTTGGAAATCGAGGACTAGGAAATGGATCAGGAACTGCAGAGACATGAAGGGTGAGATCTTCTGAGAGAAGCGAAAGACTCACTAGGAATGCCTCTGTGTCTTCCAGTTTGGGGAATTGAAGCAAAGATTTCTTGATGACAGTTCCAAAGGTGAAGGGCTCATTCTTTTCTAGGATAGTACCGGCAGTATCAAGTTTTGAGTAGCTGTAATATGGATGGGAGGCTTTAAAATAATTCCACAACTCCGAAGGCTGCACTATCTTTTCAAATGATAATGGGAAGTATGATGCGTTGTTCTTATCAAGGCTGGAAAAACTCCCAAAAACAATGCTTCGTTGCTTTATGGAAAATGAGATAGGTACATACAAACAGATCCGGGAAGTACAGCCAGTCCCTTGACTACCAATGAGTCCAAGGCAGCCAACCATGCAAAGCTGCCCACTGGAAGACTTCCAAACACCCTCAGCAGCAACAGTCATGTTGCTAACCCCAGACCTCACTGCTGCAGTATATTGATTCTCCAATGGAGGAACAGCTCTAAACACAGCTGAAACCATTGCAGAACTGACATTTCCCCGTGCAGCTTTTTGCTCACACTTTAGATTCtggatatatattttaacatctTTGAAACCTCCATCTGTTGCTTTAATCTCCTTATCCGATATATATGGACCCAGCTTACTGCAAAATTCATCTGTGCCATTGCATCTCCAGTTTGGCACAACTGTGAAAGCTTGGTCCCGAgtaacttcttcaagaatttcacaaaaatgAGAACCTTTATAGACACTAATGCCACCATTCATCAAGCTATCCTGGAATGGGTATCGATCACACGCTTTGGACACAACCTTTTCAGAGGCAAACTCATAGTCCGTTGACGTGCCCAGCTGGGACAAAATTTCAACCTCATCAAAGTACTTAGGGTTGGATTTTGGGTTTAAACTTCTCATTTCCCCTCGGATCACCCGGCTTGTCAATGTGAATGTCATGGGAAAGCGAAGAACCAGCAGAATTCGATCATCTTGTAAAAGAGGAGGCTGGTCATAACGCGGAATAGAAACCTTCACCCATTCCCATGGATCGAGAGTATTGGGCTCCCTAGATGGCAACATTGCACTCCCCAACAAACACAACACCCTTTCCCCGCCATTTTTCTTGGATTCGGTGTAAATCCCTTCGAAGGCAATAGAGAGCTGGGAATGACCGGGCCATATCTGAAACTGTGGATTTCCATCAAACCCACTATCAGTAAATGAACCATCTCGTGTTATGCCCATACTTAACAACCCGCTGACACTCACTGACTTCCTAGATCGACGAGCATGATCGACATCCTTTACccaaaaagaaaccaaattTAATGGATCCGGAGTATCAGATGAATTCTTCGGAACTTCTCTATCATCAAATGGCATAATTGGAGCCTTACCTACCTCCTGCCTCCAATCCCCATTAATAAAAAAGAGCTCTTTTTTAACACTATAAACCCTGCTTTCTTCAGGTCTCAATTCAGAGGCAGAAGATAGAACAGAAGCACATTCTTTTTTCACTTCGTCTATTCTATCATAATTGTAGTTTATGGGATCTGCTTCGAGGAGTTCTGGATTTGCATAACCAAATCCGAAAAACAATCCGCACACTGACCAGACAATAAAAGCAAACGATGCAACTTTCATGATTCCAATTACTCTGCCAGAAATTTCTATAAGACCAGTTCAGTTTTTGCAACAGAAATCACAAGCACAAACATAAACTTAGGTACTTAATTCGTTCCAGATGACCATGAAGAAGATTAGAGTAAATAAGAGCTATTTCAAAAGGTCAAATCCAAGTTCATAGTTTGGATGCGTATGGAGtcaaattaatttgacattttgCTTGAGGAAGGCTAACCTGAACTTGGAGTTGTTCCTTCGTGTCTTGCTGCTTAGATATCTCTGAATCTGAACCCACTGCCAAACTCTGGATCTTAGGCTTGTAAAACCGTATGGTACCCGTTAGAACTTTACCTCGGAGTCTGGATCTCGGGGAGACCGTGGAAGAGTGAAGTTGAAGTGGTTCTGGTGCAAGCGTCAAGTGTCTTCTACAGATGTTGAACACACGTCCGCACAACATTCCGAAGCGCGTGTGAATCAATCGAGCAAATGAGAAATTAAAGAAGATATCGACAAATATTTCACTATttctttaagataaaaatttaataaaattcttattataatataagtttttaatattattattttaaaattttaaaaaattaaattatataatatattttataaaaaaatttaaaaatttataataatgatattagataaaataaaacacttttatCATCCAAAcgagttttaaattttaataattcagCTCCAATCTTTCATAGAATAGAATAACTATTTTCTATAAACTACTAGTAGGAATGAAGCTAtgtaattcaaaatttaatgttgtcatatatttattcttaatcaagctagcaagaaattaatataatatttgatatttaacCTACTTATAACAATAATATAGTCCCATAAGAATATTATGATTCTCCATTTAGAggtatctttaaaataataattctaaaaGCTTCAATAGAACtcatagaaaaataaaacaaaaattgatttccattttggttcTCAACAATTAATATTGAGTTGATTACGTTGGGTGGTTGATATACATGGATAAGGACTTAGCAGGGTGCTTGTTGGTGGGATGTCGTGGTCGACACGGACTTTCTAACGCGTGGGCAGTATGTTTTGAATCTTTTCTTAAAGATCTGAGGATAATTTAGACATTTCAAGTTTCCTATTTTAATTTCGACTAATCGTGACACTTGGGTTTTTTGTCCGCTTGATATGTTATTAGTgttagttataatatttttttttaattttaaatatttttaaaaaataaaaaatattaatacactaataattatttttttaattattaaattaaaaataattaaaagaaataaattaaattaaatgagtGATCGAATTGAAAGCACAGGACACAGAGCATAGTTTTTGTTACCTATTAAACGTGAGTGTAGTTCGGGTAGAATAAATTCGTTGACAGATAACCTAACGTAGGTCACGAGTAATTGCCAATCAACACCACTAAACTCTCGGGAAGCGgtaagaatataaaataaattacatattttattttggcattcattttatgtatttatgctCGAGTCTACAAAAACTTTAGAAAATTCAACTAGTAGAgataaaaatctatttacaagcataattgtacactaatatgtgtatcaatttaatgcgattaatcaaaaagtaaattttattaaaaacaatactaatttaatttttaaatataaagaaatcaatattaatacgtaaattaataAGTAATTTTGTTACTATATAGCAAAACTCCCTATTTTATAGGGAGCATGCATAGTCTATAAGCTTATTAATTCCTGTTTTGGATAGAAATActcttctcatcttattttattttaatatctaaacataaa
Coding sequences within it:
- the LOC122282888 gene encoding uncharacterized protein LOC122282888 isoform X1 produces the protein MKVASFAFIVWSVCGLFFGFGYANPELLEADPINYNYDRIDEVKKECASVLSSASELRPEESRVYSVKKELFFINGDWRQEVGKAPIMPFDDREVPKNSSDTPDPLNLVSFWVKDVDHARRSRKSVSVSGLLSMGITRDGSFTDSGFDGNPQFQIWPGHSQLSIAFEGIYTESKKNGGERVLCLLGSAMLPSREPNTLDPWEWVKVSIPRYDQPPLLQDDRILLVLRFPMTFTLTSRVIRGEMRSLNPKSNPKYFDEVEILSQLGTSTDYEFASEKVVSKACDRYPFQDSLMNGGISVYKGSHFCEILEEVTRDQAFTVVPNWRCNGTDEFCSKLGPYISDKEIKATDGGFKDVKIYIQNLKCEQKAARGNVSSAMVSAVFRAVPPLENQYTAAVRSGVSNMTVAAEGVWKSSSGQLCMVGCLGLIGSQGTGCTSRICLYVPISFSIKQRSIVFGSFSSLDKNNASYFPLSFEKIVQPSELWNYFKASHPYYSYSKLDTAGTILEKNEPFTFGTVIKKSLLQFPKLEDTEAFLVSLSLLSEDLTLHVSAVPDPFPSPRFPKTEVQLEILSVGPLFGRYWSNGSTTEAETPYHTKAEYTEKQLLLNVSAQLTLTGKAYNNFSVLFLEGLYDPHVGKMYLVGCRDVRASWKILFASMDLEAGMDCLIEVVVSYPPTTARWLVDPTARISINSKRNEDDPLHFSIIKLQTFPVMYRKQREDILSHRAVEGILQILTLSFAIACISSQLFYMKHNLVSVPYVSLVMLGIQALGYSLPLITGAEALFKRMASDSYEMQSYEFENNQWFRMIDYTVKLLVMFSFILTLRLCQKVWKSRIRLLTQAPPLELHRVPSDKRILITTFSIHVIGFMIVLIIHNTKTSQRSLRAKTHTLILKRNSHLLQEWETVLEEYVGLVQDFFLLPQLLGNFVWQIDCKPLRKLYFIGITAVRLFPHIYDYVRAPIRNPYFAEDHEFVNPSFDFYSKFGDIAIPVTAIILAIAIYIQQRWNYEKLRQTLTLGRCKLLPSRFRMYERLPSQTVEAELVSGVNGKTALEKEGNDVE
- the LOC122282888 gene encoding uncharacterized protein LOC122282888 isoform X2, whose amino-acid sequence is MPFDDREVPKNSSDTPDPLNLVSFWVKDVDHARRSRKSVSVSGLLSMGITRDGSFTDSGFDGNPQFQIWPGHSQLSIAFEGIYTESKKNGGERVLCLLGSAMLPSREPNTLDPWEWVKVSIPRYDQPPLLQDDRILLVLRFPMTFTLTSRVIRGEMRSLNPKSNPKYFDEVEILSQLGTSTDYEFASEKVVSKACDRYPFQDSLMNGGISVYKGSHFCEILEEVTRDQAFTVVPNWRCNGTDEFCSKLGPYISDKEIKATDGGFKDVKIYIQNLKCEQKAARGNVSSAMVSAVFRAVPPLENQYTAAVRSGVSNMTVAAEGVWKSSSGQLCMVGCLGLIGSQGTGCTSRICLYVPISFSIKQRSIVFGSFSSLDKNNASYFPLSFEKIVQPSELWNYFKASHPYYSYSKLDTAGTILEKNEPFTFGTVIKKSLLQFPKLEDTEAFLVSLSLLSEDLTLHVSAVPDPFPSPRFPKTEVQLEILSVGPLFGRYWSNGSTTEAETPYHTKAEYTEKQLLLNVSAQLTLTGKAYNNFSVLFLEGLYDPHVGKMYLVGCRDVRASWKILFASMDLEAGMDCLIEVVVSYPPTTARWLVDPTARISINSKRNEDDPLHFSIIKLQTFPVMYRKQREDILSHRAVEGILQILTLSFAIACISSQLFYMKHNLVSVPYVSLVMLGIQALGYSLPLITGAEALFKRMASDSYEMQSYEFENNQWFRMIDYTVKLLVMFSFILTLRLCQKVWKSRIRLLTQAPPLELHRVPSDKRILITTFSIHVIGFMIVLIIHNTKTSQRSLRAKTHTLILKRNSHLLQEWETVLEEYVGLVQDFFLLPQLLGNFVWQIDCKPLRKLYFIGITAVRLFPHIYDYVRAPIRNPYFAEDHEFVNPSFDFYSKFGDIAIPVTAIILAIAIYIQQRWNYEKLRQTLTLGRCKLLPSRFRMYERLPSQTVEAELVSGVNGKTALEKEGNDVE